The proteins below are encoded in one region of Haloarcula marismortui ATCC 43049:
- a CDS encoding acyl-CoA dehydrogenase family protein produces MNFEATEERSMIRSTAADVAAEYGPEYWREKEEAGEFGQEFWDELAAAGFHGLLVPPEYEGAGMGIQEMGLVMETLCAEGCGMAGTWYLVLTAGMAAVGISENGTEAQKQTYLPDIANGKRNFSIGITEPEAGTNTLNVATRAEKDGDEYVLNGNKAWITFADRADNMILVTRTTPRDEVERGTDGISLFIVDMDDPNIDVSPIPKHGINYSKSCEVFIEDVRVPEENLLGEEDDGWWTLVDMLNPERIGFAAAGTGIGKLAADTAIEYASDREVFDAPIGSHQAVSFPITKAYARMETAALMREKASWLYDQGEECGYETNVAKATAVSAGIEAVKQSMQAFGGWGYAKEYDVERWWREINLTRLAPVSQQMAYNHIGQHLGFPRSY; encoded by the coding sequence ATGAATTTCGAAGCTACAGAGGAACGCTCGATGATTCGGTCGACCGCAGCGGACGTGGCGGCCGAGTACGGACCGGAGTACTGGCGCGAAAAAGAAGAAGCAGGCGAGTTCGGACAGGAATTCTGGGACGAACTGGCTGCAGCCGGCTTCCACGGCCTGCTGGTCCCGCCGGAGTACGAAGGGGCCGGGATGGGCATACAGGAGATGGGGCTGGTCATGGAGACGCTCTGTGCCGAAGGCTGTGGCATGGCGGGCACGTGGTATCTGGTGCTCACCGCCGGCATGGCTGCTGTCGGTATCAGCGAGAACGGGACAGAAGCGCAGAAACAGACCTATCTGCCGGACATCGCTAACGGCAAGCGAAACTTCTCTATCGGTATCACAGAGCCCGAAGCCGGGACAAACACGCTGAACGTCGCGACCCGTGCCGAGAAAGACGGCGACGAGTACGTGCTGAACGGGAACAAGGCCTGGATTACCTTCGCCGACCGGGCTGACAACATGATTCTCGTCACGCGCACGACCCCACGTGACGAGGTCGAGCGCGGGACTGACGGCATAAGCCTGTTCATCGTCGATATGGACGACCCCAACATCGACGTGTCTCCGATTCCCAAACACGGTATCAATTACTCGAAGTCCTGTGAAGTCTTTATCGAGGACGTTCGGGTCCCCGAGGAGAACCTGCTGGGCGAGGAAGACGACGGCTGGTGGACCCTGGTCGATATGCTGAACCCGGAACGTATTGGCTTTGCCGCCGCCGGGACCGGTATCGGCAAACTAGCCGCGGACACTGCTATCGAGTACGCCAGCGACCGGGAGGTGTTCGATGCGCCTATCGGGAGCCATCAGGCGGTCTCGTTCCCGATCACCAAGGCGTACGCCCGTATGGAAACGGCGGCACTCATGCGTGAGAAGGCGTCATGGCTCTACGACCAGGGCGAAGAGTGTGGATACGAGACAAACGTCGCGAAGGCGACGGCCGTCAGTGCTGGTATCGAAGCGGTCAAACAGTCGATGCAGGCGTTTGGTGGCTGGGGCTACGCGAAGGAGTACGACGTCGAGCGCTGGTGGCGTGAAATCAACCTGACACGGTTGGCCCCAGTTTCCCAGCAGATGGCGTACAACCATATCGGCCAGCACCTCGGCTTCCCCAGATCCTACTAA
- a CDS encoding acyl-CoA synthetase, translating to MVTSHNLPDYDTARQEFSWDDIYADADWDAPNDLNIGHEVADRHATDRGQVALYQVGTDGELSKMTFWELADRSSQFANVLDDLGVAQGDRVFSYMPRIPEHYVALVGTLKHGAVWGSVNERFGPDGISYRLDDCDAKVVVTTTNNRDTVEDALDDAPAVEHVITVDRGGGAPADDVVFNTALDGASTAYEVAETSGEDDALLYYTSGTTGLAKGVLHKQRWIAGVAATQKHAVDLQDGDLYWSTGDLGWLTGAINTLGAWFWGASLFTYEGEFDTDEWAALLDEYPISVLFSVPTAYRMLRENEDVLADVNLDLRHALSIGEPLSAGVVEWGEDELGVTILDTYGQTETGNMIINNYPTMELRPGSMGKPLPGIEADIVDPQSGEVLEPGETGEIAQRGDYPCFFAEFWNKPKKTQRAFIDGPDGKWYLSGDLAHKDEDGYFWFEGRADDVILSSGYRIGPFEVESSLGEHEAVAEAAVVPKPHEARGNIVKAYVVPSDDAEPSDPLKEDIQSYVKEELSAHEYPREIEFREELPKTVTGKIRRTELHDDAEAEAEVES from the coding sequence ATGGTGACCAGCCACAACCTCCCGGACTACGACACAGCACGGCAAGAATTCTCCTGGGACGATATTTACGCGGACGCGGACTGGGATGCACCGAACGACCTGAACATCGGACACGAAGTTGCCGACCGACACGCGACCGACCGGGGACAGGTCGCACTCTATCAGGTCGGGACCGACGGAGAGCTGTCGAAAATGACGTTCTGGGAGCTTGCTGACCGCTCAAGCCAGTTTGCCAACGTCCTTGACGACCTCGGGGTTGCGCAGGGCGACCGGGTTTTCTCGTATATGCCTCGAATCCCCGAGCACTACGTGGCGCTGGTCGGAACGCTCAAACACGGTGCGGTCTGGGGAAGCGTCAACGAGCGGTTCGGGCCCGATGGCATCTCGTACCGTCTGGACGACTGCGACGCGAAGGTCGTCGTCACTACGACTAACAATCGCGACACGGTCGAAGACGCACTGGACGATGCGCCGGCGGTCGAACACGTAATCACTGTTGACCGCGGGGGCGGCGCACCCGCTGACGACGTGGTCTTCAATACTGCGCTCGACGGCGCGAGCACAGCCTACGAGGTTGCCGAGACCAGCGGGGAAGACGACGCACTGCTGTACTACACCTCAGGAACCACTGGGCTGGCCAAAGGCGTCCTCCACAAGCAGCGCTGGATCGCCGGTGTCGCGGCAACACAAAAACACGCCGTGGATCTTCAGGATGGCGACCTGTACTGGTCAACTGGCGACCTCGGCTGGCTGACGGGTGCAATCAACACACTCGGTGCCTGGTTCTGGGGTGCGTCGCTGTTCACGTATGAGGGCGAGTTCGACACCGACGAGTGGGCCGCCCTGCTGGATGAATACCCGATCAGCGTCCTGTTCTCGGTCCCGACGGCCTACCGGATGCTCCGGGAAAACGAAGACGTGCTTGCCGATGTCAACCTTGATTTACGGCATGCGCTCTCTATCGGCGAACCACTCAGTGCCGGGGTCGTCGAGTGGGGAGAGGACGAACTCGGTGTCACGATTCTCGATACGTACGGGCAGACCGAGACCGGGAACATGATTATCAACAACTATCCGACGATGGAACTCCGGCCCGGGTCGATGGGGAAACCACTCCCTGGAATCGAGGCCGACATCGTCGACCCACAGAGCGGTGAAGTTCTGGAACCCGGCGAAACGGGCGAGATTGCGCAACGAGGAGACTATCCGTGTTTCTTCGCCGAGTTCTGGAACAAGCCCAAGAAAACCCAGCGGGCGTTCATCGACGGTCCCGACGGGAAATGGTATCTCTCGGGCGATCTGGCACACAAGGACGAGGACGGGTATTTCTGGTTCGAAGGGCGGGCAGACGACGTGATCCTCTCTTCGGGCTACCGCATCGGGCCGTTCGAGGTCGAGAGTTCGCTGGGCGAACACGAAGCGGTCGCTGAGGCGGCCGTCGTTCCCAAACCTCACGAAGCGCGGGGCAACATCGTCAAGGCCTATGTTGTGCCGAGCGATGACGCGGAGCCGTCCGACCCACTCAAAGAAGACATCCAGAGCTACGTGAAAGAAGAGCTCTCCGCACACGAGTACCCGCGCGAAATCGAGTTCCGCGAGGAACTGCCCAAGACCGTGACTGGAAAGATCCGCCGAACCGAGCTCCACGACGACGCCGAAGCAGAAGCTGAAGTCGAATCCTGA
- a CDS encoding UbiD family decarboxylase domain-containing protein: protein MIPFTQYVRGLAGDDDLVRLDGPFEVPVDVLAAEALRASGPTLRFQRPTGIDLVSGVFSGPDQTQHREARPWSRLALGLGLEPDATLVDLLETISTLGPTGGNPEPTYAGQAASGTDIDVQDLQLPQGETDMWPAVTLGVASVSTADGTHWAPVHGSVVGGDTLRVRVPDALSSLVADGTTMTIALGVPPAAITTAYLLAVTEQTTTPIQSCGVTGTVPLVPTNGGLVPSATEVVIETTVVDRQPDFRSDRREGWEYVVVSGPLSLSVESVRATDTPVIPISPVGRPLADDIQLTGLATAATLYHRVNNYWGISPVEWVMLPAEAELGICFVASDVLYGGFEWQLANILFSFSSLFDTVVIVDEDVPPQDFGRVLADVWLKSHPARDWTFSEPDAPAATRPHYRTDNETGSRLYVNAAWDPRWKETYIAPRVTFQNSFPGNVRDVARALWDESDTGPEDTTESGASR from the coding sequence GTGATACCGTTCACGCAGTACGTCCGTGGACTGGCCGGCGACGACGACCTCGTCCGACTCGACGGCCCATTCGAGGTCCCGGTTGACGTGCTTGCGGCGGAGGCGCTCCGTGCGAGTGGGCCGACGCTTCGGTTCCAGCGACCCACAGGCATAGATCTAGTTAGCGGTGTGTTCAGCGGTCCGGACCAGACACAGCACCGCGAGGCCCGGCCGTGGTCGCGACTGGCGCTCGGCCTTGGACTTGAGCCGGACGCCACGCTTGTTGATCTGCTGGAGACAATCAGCACTCTCGGCCCAACCGGCGGGAATCCGGAGCCGACATATGCGGGGCAGGCAGCCTCGGGGACAGATATCGACGTACAGGACCTGCAGCTCCCGCAGGGCGAAACCGACATGTGGCCTGCAGTGACGCTTGGTGTCGCATCGGTCTCGACCGCTGACGGCACACACTGGGCACCGGTTCACGGCTCGGTTGTGGGCGGCGACACGCTCAGAGTGCGCGTCCCGGACGCGCTGTCGTCGCTTGTTGCTGACGGGACCACGATGACGATAGCGCTTGGCGTGCCGCCGGCGGCGATTACGACGGCATACCTGCTCGCTGTCACCGAGCAAACGACCACGCCAATCCAGTCCTGTGGGGTAACTGGCACCGTTCCGCTCGTCCCGACCAACGGCGGACTCGTCCCGAGTGCGACGGAGGTTGTTATCGAGACGACAGTTGTGGACCGTCAACCTGACTTCCGCTCCGACCGTCGAGAAGGCTGGGAGTACGTCGTTGTGAGCGGGCCGCTCTCACTGTCGGTCGAGAGCGTCCGCGCTACTGACACCCCAGTCATCCCCATCTCCCCGGTCGGCCGCCCACTCGCGGATGATATCCAGCTTACGGGGCTTGCGACCGCCGCAACGCTCTATCACCGGGTCAACAACTACTGGGGTATCTCACCAGTCGAATGGGTCATGTTACCAGCAGAGGCCGAGCTTGGTATCTGTTTCGTGGCCAGTGACGTGTTGTATGGCGGCTTCGAGTGGCAACTCGCGAATATCCTCTTTTCCTTCTCGTCGCTTTTTGACACGGTGGTTATCGTCGACGAAGACGTGCCGCCACAGGATTTCGGCCGCGTTCTGGCCGACGTCTGGCTGAAATCACACCCTGCTCGCGACTGGACGTTCAGCGAACCGGACGCACCGGCGGCGACACGGCCGCACTACCGAACGGACAATGAAACCGGTTCGCGTCTGTACGTGAATGCGGCATGGGACCCGCGCTGGAAGGAAACGTACATCGCGCCACGGGTCACGTTCCAGAACTCCTTCCCGGGCAACGTCCGCGACGTGGCGCGTGCTCTGTGGGACGAATCCGACACCGGTCCCGAAGACACGACTGAAAGCGGCGCGTCTCGCTGA
- a CDS encoding UbiD family decarboxylase: MAVNSLREYLDLLDTTGWLRSFDQPVSWDLEASAATMLANIRDGPVPVFESIAGIETESKLVGDPYRGPQTRPWDHFAQALGFPSGLSGCTYYDRVIARLNRTKAPRTVASHRAPCKETVRTGTEVDLLSFPWPYIHEGDGGRYSNHHTIVAPDPDTEWGTWSSHRMMIHDSSQASLLLLAGEQVPNRYYYDYEPRGEPMPVAVVIGAEPTVESTADMWIPTGRSEAAFAGGLKNAPVDLVQCETNDLYVPATAELVLEGHVRPDDRLDEGPFGDYFGYMNGPRRSMPVFEVDAITHRHEPRLPFCVEGSGVGYGQNSTSTLRLVAAGPDATVGLRAAGFDVAMAVPWRFTSRTVWVIATDRPYPGYLHELANFIFTTWGMLHIDFFVFVDAAVDPLDPRAVLTTIALEADPDADFHQFGVERMPKVPLNIYQTPDEKGSADVGTSKAKTAKAYIDATTDGDATDTTATAETRKRAQERLVEAGLDAARFDRLDEREGKSQ, translated from the coding sequence ATGGCAGTCAATTCGCTCCGCGAGTACCTCGATTTGCTCGACACGACCGGCTGGCTTCGGTCCTTCGACCAACCGGTGTCGTGGGACCTCGAAGCAAGTGCAGCGACGATGCTTGCCAACATCCGTGACGGACCGGTCCCGGTGTTCGAGTCCATCGCAGGGATAGAAACGGAGTCGAAACTGGTTGGCGACCCGTACCGCGGCCCTCAGACACGCCCCTGGGATCACTTCGCTCAAGCGCTGGGCTTCCCAAGTGGCCTTTCAGGCTGTACGTACTACGACCGAGTGATTGCCCGCCTCAACAGGACGAAAGCGCCTCGAACCGTTGCGAGTCACAGGGCCCCCTGTAAGGAAACAGTGCGGACGGGAACCGAGGTCGACCTCCTGTCGTTCCCGTGGCCATATATCCACGAGGGCGACGGGGGGCGGTATTCTAACCACCACACCATCGTCGCACCGGACCCCGACACAGAGTGGGGGACCTGGTCGAGCCATCGAATGATGATCCACGACAGCTCCCAGGCCAGTCTGCTGTTACTGGCCGGTGAGCAGGTTCCCAACCGCTACTACTACGACTACGAGCCGCGGGGCGAACCGATGCCAGTCGCGGTCGTTATCGGTGCAGAACCCACTGTCGAGAGTACTGCAGATATGTGGATCCCGACAGGGCGGAGCGAAGCGGCCTTCGCGGGCGGCCTGAAAAATGCGCCTGTAGACCTCGTCCAGTGCGAAACCAATGACCTGTACGTTCCGGCGACGGCCGAGCTAGTTCTCGAAGGGCACGTTCGACCCGACGACCGGCTTGATGAGGGACCGTTCGGAGACTACTTCGGCTACATGAACGGCCCGCGGCGCTCCATGCCGGTGTTCGAGGTCGATGCGATCACTCACCGCCACGAACCGCGGCTACCGTTTTGCGTCGAGGGGAGCGGTGTCGGATACGGACAGAACTCGACGAGTACGCTCCGACTCGTCGCAGCCGGCCCCGACGCGACCGTTGGACTCCGAGCCGCCGGATTTGACGTTGCGATGGCGGTCCCGTGGCGCTTTACCTCCCGCACCGTCTGGGTCATCGCGACTGACCGACCGTATCCGGGGTATCTCCACGAACTGGCGAACTTTATCTTCACGACGTGGGGGATGCTCCACATCGACTTCTTCGTATTTGTCGACGCTGCTGTCGACCCGCTTGACCCGCGGGCAGTGTTGACGACCATCGCGCTTGAGGCTGATCCGGACGCCGACTTCCACCAGTTCGGCGTCGAGCGGATGCCGAAAGTCCCGCTCAACATCTACCAGACGCCCGACGAGAAGGGCAGTGCGGATGTGGGGACTTCGAAGGCGAAGACGGCTAAAGCCTACATCGACGCAACGACTGACGGTGATGCGACGGACACGACGGCGACCGCAGAAACACGGAAGCGAGCCCAAGAGCGGCTGGTCGAAGCGGGACTAGACGCTGCGCGGTTCGACCGGCTCGACGAGCGGGAGGGCAAATCACAGTGA